From the genome of Gammaproteobacteria bacterium:
TAATGTAAGCTTGCGCCTGTTGCTGGGTGATGTCTTTTAGACGCTGGATACCGTGTAATTTTTGTATGGTTTCTGCCGCACGACTGAGGTCTCCTTGGTAACGCAGAACGGTACGATCACTGCGAAGGATGGCTCCGCTGGCCTTGCTTTTGCCACGGTTCGCACGAGCATCAATGAACTTCTCTGCCTGTTCTCGCATGGAGAATTTGGCATGACCCTGAACCGGAATTTTGCTCTTTTCCATTAACTGAATTTGCTCCTATGTACTTGAGATTGCGTTCAAATATCGCTGAATGCTATGGTGGGATACAACCAATCCTTTCTTCATAAACAGCCATAGTTTTATATCGCGGCAAGAGGCTTTTGCCGTAGATAAGGATATGATTTCTGAGTGATAGCGTTCCAGTTTGCGTGAGCCCGGCACTAGTGGGCGAGCATTCGCCAATTTGCGCAGTTGTTTGATTTCCACAGTGTTCTTTTGGGCTTCTTCTTGGCTTAATGCGTCTAAGCAAACGGCCTTTAGATTGCGCTTTCGACCGATACGCCTGATGAGTTTTTCGGGGTGTTCGCCGCGAAGCAAAGCGGAGCAGTTTGCTTCTAAAAGCCGTTTACATGCCCGCGCATTTCCGCCGCTTGGCAGAGCCGTTATCAGCTGTTTCAGACAGGTATGAAGGCCGCCGATGACGTCTATTTCCAAGCGGTTTTTTACTGGGTTTTCCGTCTCAAATGCTTGTCTCATAGTCCCTGTCGCTTTTTTTCAGAGAAAATAACATTATTTCCTTTTTAAATCATCAAGATAGCTTGCGCCATATTAAAGGGGTACCCTGACGGGCGCAGCCCGTCAGGGTACCTTCACGCTACCGTCAATTTTGAGATTATTTTAACAAGGTTTTGACTCAAAAAGAGCTACCATTTTGTTCTGAGTTTCAAGGAAACTTTCGGGCAATGATTTAGATTTTTAATAGATCAATTATTGACCCTCGGCAGCAAGTAATATCCAGCACAATTGTGTATAGACAAAACAAACTGAGATATTTATTCTCAGTTTACAGAAGTTCCATATTTCCGACCCCCAAGGAGTTCTTTATGCCGCTTATTAAACCGGTTAACTTAGACACAGTGCGAATCAGGGCTAAACTTCCTAAATCCCTGGATACTGAGATAGAGCAATATACTCAATGGGCAGGTATAGAAAATAAAGAGTTTTTCTTGATTGAAGCAGCTAGATTTGTTTTAAAAGCGGATAGAGACTGGAAAACTCATAAAGACAGTCATAAAGTAGGAAAAATCTAACTTTCCTGATAATCGAGCGATCTAGCGTGATACTCCAGTTATTTTATTGTCAACCCATATAGTTGGAAATAAACGATGAAATTTCCTTATTCGCCAATTGATCTCACGCATGCGCTGGAACAATCCATTCCCACCTGGGATGGTGACTGTGGTTTTCAACATAGAGTTCGCTCTAATTATGATGCATGTCCAAATGAAGTTAAATTCAGGGTAGGTGAATTTGCCATGCAATCCGGTATTGGAACGCATCTGGATGCTCCGGCACATTGCATACCCGGCGCTAGCACAATCGACCAAATTTCTTTAGAAAAATTAATAGCGCCCTGCGTGGTTATTGATGTCTCAAACCATTGCGACGAAAATTACCGCGTTTCACCGCAGGATATAAAAAATTTTGAGAAAGAATTTTCGCTTATTTTGCCGGGTACATTTGTCATGATTAAAACCGGCTGGGAACGCTTTTGGGAAGAGCCTGAAAAATACAGAAACAACCACCGATTTCCTTCGGTTTCTAAAGAGGCTGCTTCTTTACTAATCGAAAAAGATGTCTGCGGATTGGGCATTGACACTTTGTCACCCGATTGTCCAGAAAGTGGATTCCCCGTGCATCAATTATTTTTACAATCGAATAAATTGATTGTTGAAAATGCGGCTAATTTGCATGACTTGCCAAAGATTGGTAGTTTTATCCTGGTTATTCCTATTAAAGCAAAAGAAGCTACTGAAGCGCCTATTAGATTGTTTGCGTTAATACCCACTACTTGAGACTTGTCGCCCATGCTGAATTCAACGCTACAAGATATGCTTGCACACATCGATTCCTTTGAAAAATATGAGCAAT
Proteins encoded in this window:
- a CDS encoding cyclase family protein gives rise to the protein MKFPYSPIDLTHALEQSIPTWDGDCGFQHRVRSNYDACPNEVKFRVGEFAMQSGIGTHLDAPAHCIPGASTIDQISLEKLIAPCVVIDVSNHCDENYRVSPQDIKNFEKEFSLILPGTFVMIKTGWERFWEEPEKYRNNHRFPSVSKEAASLLIEKDVCGLGIDTLSPDCPESGFPVHQLFLQSNKLIVENAANLHDLPKIGSFILVIPIKAKEATEAPIRLFALIPTT